From a region of the Oryza sativa Japonica Group chromosome 6, ASM3414082v1 genome:
- the LOC112939245 gene encoding uncharacterized protein, whose amino-acid sequence MRAMAMAMARARAAASWLLLLVLLHMRIGASSSQLECKLEYTSLALLSCQETTPTTPTPSCCDALLYSLDIWPVNQREKGLCCLCVYVLARQPSFDLATTYITCRGSYAASVAQWTQQLIRGVPPHDCNEPCGVDTGDHPPPLPSGKKNKTRRKKQKQQLGVGVIIAIVVCSLAAAGLLGYCLYHIFFSPAAKARRSPDPSSNNSSASSRQRRDGLEMSSGRLSSARFSTSALL is encoded by the exons ATgagggcgatggcgatggcgatggcgagggcTAGAGCCGCTGCGTCGTGGCTGCTCCTCCTTGTGCTCCTGCACATGAGGATAGGTGCATCGTCGTCGCAGCTGGAGTGCAAGCTCGAGTACACGAGCTTGGCGTTGCTGTCATGTCAGGAGACCACCCCGACGACCCCGACTCCCTCCTGCTGCGACGCTCTGCTCTACTCGCTCGACATCTGGCCTGTCAACCAGCGAGAGAAAGGCCTCTGCTGCCTCTGTGTCTACGTGCTTGCCAGGCAGCCTTCCTTCGATCTTGCCACTACCTACATCACCTGCCGCGGCAGCTACGCGGCTTCGGTCGCACAATGGACGCAACAGCTTATTCGAGGTGTTCCTCCCCACGACTGTAATG AACCATGCGGCGTTGACACTGGCGACCATCCGCCACCACTGCCCAGCGGCAAGAAGAATaagacgaggaggaagaagcagaagcagcagctagGAGTTGGGGTGATCATCGCCATCGTCGTCTGCTCTCTGGCCGCTGCCGGTCTGCTCGGATACTGCCTCTACCACATCTTCTTCAGTCCAGCGGCCAAAGCACGCAGGTCGCCTGATCCCAGCTCAAACAACAGCTCTGCTTCCTCCCGTCAGCGGAGAG ATGGGTTGGAAATGTCGTCTGGGCGTCTCTCGT
- the LOC107275578 gene encoding aspartic proteinase CDR1 — protein MVILEQPQLLLLLLLLVAAAAATGATAADDELECPSSIFDHAVNSQGAIQFPVFHKKHQCLRPWSVRATQASSTGASGAGKGGGLNNLQEEEITSSSSTKIDVIEDSSINDFLFLMAVSLGKPPVVNLVAIDTGSTLSWVQCQPCAVHCHTQSAKAGPIFDPGRSYTSRRVRCSSVKCGELRYDLRLQQANCMEKEDSCTYSVTYGNGWAYSVGKMVTDTLRIGDSFMDLMFGCSMDVKYSEFEAGIFGFGSSSFSFFEQLAGYPDILSYKALSYCLPTDETKPGYMILGRYDRAAMDGGYTPLFRSINRPTYSLTMEMLIANGQRLVTSSSEMIVDSGAQRTSLWPSTFALLDKTITQAMSSIGYHRTSRARQESYICYLSEHDYSGWNGTITPFSNWSALPLLEIGFAGGAALALPPRNVFYNDPHRGLCMTFAQNPALRSQILGNRVTRSFGTTFDIQGKQFGFKYAVC, from the exons ATGGTGATCTTGGAGCAGCCACAGctgctccttcttcttcttcttcttgtagcagctgcagctgcaaccGGCGCCACAGCAGCCGACGACGAGTTGGAGTGTCCCTCCTCCATCTTCG ATCACGCTGTGAACTCTCAAGGCGCCATTCAGTTCCCCGTGTTCCACAAGAAGCACCAATGCCTCCGCCCATGGTCTGTCCGTGCAACCCAGGCATCCTCGACCGGAGCATCAGGAGcaggaaaaggaggaggattGAACAATCTACAGGAAGAGGAGATCACTTCATCAAGTAGTACAAAAATCGACGTGATCGAAGACAGCAGCATCAACGACTTCCTGTTCCTAATGGCCGTCAGTCTGGGCAAGCCACCGGTTGTGAACCTGGTGGCGATCGACACGGGATCCACCCTCTCGTGGGTGCAATGCCAGCCGTGCGCGGTGCACTGCCACACGCAGTCCGCGAAGGCCGGCCCGATATTCGATCCCGGCAGATCCTACACATCCCGGCGAGTTCGCTGCTCGTCGGTCAAGTGCGGCGAGCTGAGGTACGATCTGCGGCTCCAGCAAGCCAATTGCATGGAGAAGGAAGACAGCTGCACGTACAGCGTCACGTACGGGAACGGGTGGGCGTACAGCGTGGGCAAGATGGTGACAGACACGCTGAGGATTGGGGACTCGTTTATGGATCTCATGTTCGGGTGCAGCATGGATGTCAAGTACAGCGAATTCGAGGCCGGCATCTTTGGTTTCGGCAGCAGCAGCTTCTCTTTCTTCGAGCAGCTGGCAGGGTACCCTGATATTCTGAGTTACAAGGCATTAAGCTACTGCTTGCCCACTGACGAGACCAAGCCCGGATACATGATCCTGGGAAGATACGACCGTGCCGCCATGGATGGGGGTTACACTCCTCTCTTCCGGTCAATCAACAGGCCAACCTACTCACTGACGATGGAGATGCTTATCGCCAACGGGCAGAGATTGGTGACATCGTCTTCGGAGATGATCGTCGATTCCGGGGCCCAGAGGACGTCCCTGTGGCCTTCCACTTTTGCTCTCCTTGACAAGACCATCACGCAGGCAATGTCGTCGATTGGGTATCACCGGACATCAAGAGCGCGCCAAGAATCATACATCTGCTACTTATCGGAGCACGACTATTCTGGTTGGAACGGCACCATCACGCCCTTCTCCAACTGGTCCGCCTTGCCTCTGCTGGAGATCGGCTTCGCCGGCGGTGCTGCACTCGCTTTGCCACCCAGAAACGTCTTCTACAACGATCCACACCGCGGTTTGTGCATGACCTTTGCTCAGAATCCTGCTCTCAGGTCTCAGATACTGGGGAACAGGGTTACTCGATCCTTCGGAACAACCTTCGACATCCAGGGGAAACAATTCGGCTTCAAATATGCCGTTTGCTGA
- the LOC4340471 gene encoding protein TIC 22, chloroplastic isoform X1, producing MPPPPPNSSSSSSSSSSLPLAAAPMSNPSAPSSSSSSSSLPPNPLAAASSFLHHHLSRLASRFAAPPRPALAAVTASAAPPGPQGASASLSLALAPDEVARALTGTPVFTVCNSSNEFVLVSDPATGLRSLGLLCFRSEDADALLTHVRMRQPVVGRGAKVVPITLDQVYMLKAEGIAFRFLPDPLQIKNALELKSGLTAFDGVPVFQSDLLVVKKQKKRYCPIYFQKEDIERELTKASKTSRGSALSKQIMVGSLEDVLKKMEMNERNSGWDDLIFIPPGKSLNQHINEVSA from the exons atgccgccgccgccgccgaactcctcctcctcctcctcctcctcctcctccctcccgctcgccgccgccccgatgTCCAACCCGTcggccccctcctcctcctcctcctcctcgtcgctgcCCCCCAACCCcctcgccgcggcctcctccttcctccaccaccacctctcccgcctcgcgtcccgcttcgccgcgccgccgcgcccagccCTCGCTGCTgtgacggcgtcggcggcgccccCGGGGCCGCagggcgcctccgcctccctctccctcgcgctCGCGCCCGACGAGGTCGCGCGCGCGCTCACCGGCACCCCCGTCTTCACCGTCTGCAACTCCAGCAACGAGTTCGTGCTCGTCTCCGACCCCGCCACCGGCCTCCGCTCCCTCGGCCTCCTCTGCTTCCGCTCCGAGGACGCCGACGCTCTCCTCACCCAC GTGAGGATGCGGCAGCCGGTGGTAGGGAGAGGGGCAAAAGTGGTGCCGATTACGCTTGATCAG GTTTACATGTTGAAGGCTGAAGGTATTGCATTTCGGTTCTTACCTGACCCTCTTCAAATTAAGAATGCGTTGGAG ttaaaatcTGGCTTAACTGCTTTTGATGGTGTTCCTGTTTTCCAG TCAGACCTATTGGTTGTTAAGAAACAGAAGAAGCGTTACTGTCCGATATATTTTCAAAAG GAGGACATAGAAAGAGAACTTACAAAGGCTTCTAAAACTTCTAGAGGATCTGCCTTATCTAAGCAAATCATG GTTGGGAGTTTGGAGGATGTCTTGAAGAAAATGGAG ATGAATGAGAGGAATTCTGGTTGGGATGACTTGATCTTTATACCCCCTGGGAAAAGCCTCAACCAACATATTAATGAGGTATCAGCATAA
- the LOC4340471 gene encoding protein TIC 22, chloroplastic isoform X2 produces the protein MPPPPPNSSSSSSSSSSLPLAAAPMSNPSAPSSSSSSSSLPPNPLAAASSFLHHHLSRLASRFAAPPRPALAAVTASAAPPGPQGASASLSLALAPDEVARALTGTPVFTVCNSSNEFVLVSDPATGLRSLGLLCFRSEDADALLTHVRMRQPVVGRGAKVVPITLDQVYMLKAEGIAFRFLPDPLQIKNALELKSGLTAFDGVPVFQVFTIFAFLAQEDIERELTKASKTSRGSALSKQIMVGSLEDVLKKMEMNERNSGWDDLIFIPPGKSLNQHINEVSA, from the exons atgccgccgccgccgccgaactcctcctcctcctcctcctcctcctcctccctcccgctcgccgccgccccgatgTCCAACCCGTcggccccctcctcctcctcctcctcctcgtcgctgcCCCCCAACCCcctcgccgcggcctcctccttcctccaccaccacctctcccgcctcgcgtcccgcttcgccgcgccgccgcgcccagccCTCGCTGCTgtgacggcgtcggcggcgccccCGGGGCCGCagggcgcctccgcctccctctccctcgcgctCGCGCCCGACGAGGTCGCGCGCGCGCTCACCGGCACCCCCGTCTTCACCGTCTGCAACTCCAGCAACGAGTTCGTGCTCGTCTCCGACCCCGCCACCGGCCTCCGCTCCCTCGGCCTCCTCTGCTTCCGCTCCGAGGACGCCGACGCTCTCCTCACCCAC GTGAGGATGCGGCAGCCGGTGGTAGGGAGAGGGGCAAAAGTGGTGCCGATTACGCTTGATCAG GTTTACATGTTGAAGGCTGAAGGTATTGCATTTCGGTTCTTACCTGACCCTCTTCAAATTAAGAATGCGTTGGAG ttaaaatcTGGCTTAACTGCTTTTGATGGTGTTCCTGTTTTCCAG GTCTTCACCATTTTCGCCTTCTTAGCTCAGGAGGACATAGAAAGAGAACTTACAAAGGCTTCTAAAACTTCTAGAGGATCTGCCTTATCTAAGCAAATCATG GTTGGGAGTTTGGAGGATGTCTTGAAGAAAATGGAG ATGAATGAGAGGAATTCTGGTTGGGATGACTTGATCTTTATACCCCCTGGGAAAAGCCTCAACCAACATATTAATGAGGTATCAGCATAA